The genomic DNA GGAACGGCCCGATGTACTTCGCATGCACGTTGAACTTGGGCGCGGAAGGAGGATTGGGCGCGGACTCCTGTTTGGAATTGCGCTTCGCGATGTAGTAGTACCAATCCCCGTTGCCCCATCCGTCTCCGTCCTCGGTGATAGTGGAAGCGGATCGCAAACTGGACGGCTGCGCGGGCAGCGTGTCCACGTAGGAGTATGTCTTGGGTGTTCCCTGGTTGAAGTCGGGAGTGCGCACTACAGTGGGCGCGTCGCTGTCGGTGGGGTTTGGTATCCGCTCGGGTATCCCGCCCGAAAGCGGTATACGCCAGATGTCGTATCCCCACGGCCCGGTGTAAAGGTAATTCAGCGCAATCGTCGTGATGTCGCTCACCCCGATTTCGGTCTCCGGCTCGGAGGCCGCGGCCGCCGTCTGGTATCCCTGCGCGTAAAGCAGCATCCGGTCGGATTCTTCGTTGGCTCCGTTTCCGTATCCGGCGCCGTACATCGTCAGGTAATTGAGCGCGATCGGGGTGATGTCCGATACTCCCACTTCGAAGTTGCCGTCGAAGTCCCCCGCAAGCGTCTCGTTCCAAACAATCTCGTTCTTCCCGTCCAGACGCGGGATGACGAAGACGTCTCCAATCGTCAATCCAACCTCGTCGTCACGGTCGCCGGAAGATGCCGTGCGGATGGGGAAGCTCGATACATTGCGGGACGATGCGATTTCCTGCACCTTTGCAAGAAGCTCCGCGCGGAGCGTCTCGAACAAACCCTTGTCAACATTGGCCGATGCGGGTGGCTCGTACGCCTTGATTTCGGCGATCACCTCGTCAACGGAGCGCGAAACCTGGGGCGGGATTCTGTTTTGAGTCGTGATGGCTTGTCCGCCTCCGGGCTCCGTCCTTCCGCCAAGCCGAGACTTTCCGCGCCCGCAGGACGCAAGTGTTACGGCAAGAACTAAGGCAATCAAAGCTATGGCAATTGCCCAGACAATCCAGCCGCCCTTTCCAGTCATATGAAACTCCTGAGGACGAGACGAACAGGCTTATTATACCCGGAAATTTAAAACGCGTATATGGCGTTAGTCACGCGCCCAGCGCGCAGGCCGCGCCCAGCAAATTCGCCCTGTTCTGCAGCTCGCTCCAGAGAAGCTCCGCGTTCGCGCGCACCGAAATAAGCGTGCCGGCCTCCAGGTGGCTGCGAAGCATCGGCTCGATGAACTCCCGCGCGCCGCTTATCCCGCCGCCGATGACGACGGCGTCCGGATTGAGCATGTTGCACATCCCGGCGATCCCGATTCCGATGCGCATCCCGATGCGGCGGAACGTGCGCAGCGCGGCCTCCTCGCCTTCCTCCGCGCGCCGCTTAATCGTTTCGACGGTGATTCCCGGCTCCGCCTTGCCGCCTTTTTCGATGTAGGTCCAGATAATCCCTTTCGCGGCGGCGCCGGCCTCCAGGCAGAATCTTCCGCCGCAGCCGCACGGCGGCCACTCCATATCCTGCGGAATCTTGGAATGCCCCGGCTCGATTCCGTAGCCCTGGCCGCCGTGGAATAATTTGCCGTCCTTTACGAATCCGCCTCCGATGCCGGTTCCGAGCGTCAGCCCCAGCACGCTGCGGCAATCCTTCGCGACGCCGTACTTCCATTCGCCGAGCGTAAAGCAGTCCGCATCGTTTTCGACGGCGACCTTCGCCGCGATTCCGTCCGATGAAAGCGCGTCGGATGCAAGCCTCGCAAGGGGCGCGTCGAACCACTTTAAATTCGGCGCTTCGGCCACGATGCCGTCCCTGCAAAGCCCCGCGACGCTGATCCCGACGCCCGCGATCTCGTCGCCTTCCGCTCCTTCCAGGAGAAACCGCACCAGCGCGGGCAGCCCCGCCGCGAATTCCGCGGGATTATCCGTGCCGATTTCGACGCGGCCCACGAACGAAACCAGCTCCCCCGACGAAGTGTCCACAAGCCCCGCCTTCACCGCGCTTCCGCCGATATCGAGTGCTACCGCAAGTTTCGCGCTCATTGCCTGCTCCTAATATTGTTTTTGCCGTCCCCGCCGTCGGGAAAAACGGCTTCCATGAATGCGTTTACGCGTTTGACCACAAGATTGATAAGCCTTTTTTCGCTTCCCTGACGAACGTCCAGCCAGAACGCACGCGGGTGACCTATCCACCTGGTCTGGTACGATTGCGGCAAAAACAGCCTGATATCCGGCGCGCTGTTGGCCTCGTGGTGGGTAAGAAACAATACGTTCGCTTTGCCGTTCTCCAGTATCCGCGTCGCGACCGCGTACGGGGTGCGAAGCAGGCCGTTTCCGTATTTTCCGAAGGAGGACATCGCGTCCTCCATTATTTCGTACCAGAACCGGCCCGCGCCCGGCGGACGCTTGGTGAAAACGATAATCCTGCCCATCGGTTCGAAAAGCGGCTCCAGCCCTTCTACCGCGGCCCCCGGATAAAGCCCCCAGGCCCCGGAATGGCTGTTCCAGTATTCCGCCAACTCGGGATTCTCCTCGATAAGCGCGGCCGGCGGCGATGATACGTCAGCAAGCGTAAGCGGACTTTCCTTGGCTTTTTTTCCAAGCTCGATCAAATATTCCCGGTCGAGCCGCATTATCCGGTCCTTGACGGATGAAAACAAATCGAGCGATTGCTTGCGCAATATTTTTCTTAGCTGTCGCGGCGGGGGAGTGACCGAATCGAGCGCAGACTCGACGCCGTTCAAAATCAAAAACAAATCCTTCATCTTGCCCGATTCGCGCCACAGCTTCGCCGCCCACATCGCGTACGGATCTTTATCCGAAACCGCGCCCACCGTCAGCAATTCTATTTCGCGCATCGGAAGGCTCTGCGCAAGATGCGTGCCCAGAACCCCGGTCAGATGCAGCGTCACCTTCGGTCCGGCCAGCTTGGACGCCGCCAGGAGCGTGTCGCGGTGATGGTCTATCCATAGTATCGGTTTTTCTCCGGCATTGGCTTTCGCCGCGAATTCGAAGCAGCGATCGGGATTGCGGCTGTCTATAGAAAGATCGAGAAGGACGAGCGCCCCGATATCCGGTTTCTCGTAAAGCTCTTTGATTATCCTTTTCCAAAGCCTGGCGTAATCGCCCGTGGTGTCATAGCTCGATACTATTCTGGAAGCAAGCCCCGACTCCCTGAGAGTCCTGACCGTCGGAATCATCGCCGTCAGTCCGTGAGGATCGAAATGAGCAACCACGGCGACTTCAGTCCCCGCCTTGACATGGCTTAGCGGATCGAGAACGTTGGCGGTTATCGGAATATTTAATCCGGACGTTTCAACCAGCGCTGCAAGCTCTTCGCGGACTCGATATCCGTCCGGGCCGGAAACGGGGGATACCGACACGCTTCCGTCGAACCGCAGGACGACTCTCGGCCAAAGAGGGGGCAGGCCGTTTTCGGATTCCGCCATCTCGATGGATGCCAGGCCGCGGGCGAACCTGACCAGCGCGGGCAGCCGGCCTTCCCAAGCAGTCCCCGCGGCGAACGCCTCGGCGGCCTCTTCGGGCATACCCTTTGAGGATGCCGAAAAAGCGCCTCTCAAGGGATGAGACACCGGGAGCTTCGTGCAATCAATCGTCGTGAACGAAAGCCGGGCGACATCAACAAGCGGCAGCCGAAGGGATATCGGCACACCAGACAGCACGGCGAGCCTTTCCAGCCAATCGGCGAAAAGGGCTGCCCGCGCGCGCGCGCGCGCGACTCCGCCCGTGATTTCCACGGACCAGTCCGCAGCTGCCCAAAGCTCAAGAAAGCGCGCGGGCCACGTCGCTTCGGTTGTGGATGCGGCCACCGCCGCATTATAACTTGCACAATTGCGACAGTCCTTTGGAGCGAGGCACTTCCCCTCGCATTCGAAGGGAATTTATCGCTTTTTTGTGCGCCTCGGCTGACGCGCGCCGGGTCGTTTGAAAGCGGTGTCAACAACGCTTTTGGCGGGATTGCGCCAATCTTCAAGCTGCGCCGGCTGATAGTCTTCGTACTCCGGTTCGTCACGCCTGTTCCCCGGCGGAATAAGCGGCTGCGCGGGACCGAGCGCGGGCGCGGCGGGACGGGTGCGGCGCGGCCTTTTGCGGCGTTTGCGGCGGGCGGCTTCACTGTCCCTGTCGTCCTGCAGAGGAACCGGAGCGATCTGCCTTGCGGGAATGTGCCGCGCTGGATAAGGATCGCTTTGTCCGAACCGCACGGAGCGGATTATCGGATCGGGCGCCGCCAGGTGCGCGGCGAATGCGTCCGCGGGCTCTTCGACCACCACCATCGGCGCAGGCTTCGCGGGCGGCTCCGGGGGCTTGGCAGGCTCTTGTTTGCGCTGCTGATTGCGGGACGAACTCCGCGATGCGGGCTTTGCCTTTTCCGGCGCCTTCAGCTCCGCCGCGTCGGGCTTAAGTTTGGCGCGGCCGGCATCCAGCACTCCGGCTCTCTCAAGGATATAATCAACATACCGCGTGAAGTGCTTGTTGGAAAAGCATTCGGCGAGCTCGGTCCTGTCAAGAACTTTTGTCACTTCCGAATCTTTCAGCAAATTGTCGTAGAAGGGAATTCCTTCCTTGTGAGTCTTCATTGCGTTGCGTTGGACGATTTCGTACGCCCGCTCGCGCAAAACGCCCTTTTCCACCAGCTTAAGCAGCACGGTCTGGCTGAAGTAAAGTCCTTTGGTCGCTTGAGTGTTCAACTCCATCCTGCGCACGTTTACTTCCAGGTTTTTG from bacterium includes the following:
- a CDS encoding ROK family protein, which gives rise to MSAKLAVALDIGGSAVKAGLVDTSSGELVSFVGRVEIGTDNPAEFAAGLPALVRFLLEGAEGDEIAGVGISVAGLCRDGIVAEAPNLKWFDAPLARLASDALSSDGIAAKVAVENDADCFTLGEWKYGVAKDCRSVLGLTLGTGIGGGFVKDGKLFHGGQGYGIEPGHSKIPQDMEWPPCGCGGRFCLEAGAAAKGIIWTYIEKGGKAEPGITVETIKRRAEEGEEAALRTFRRIGMRIGIGIAGMCNMLNPDAVVIGGGISGAREFIEPMLRSHLEAGTLISVRANAELLWSELQNRANLLGAACALGA